GCTCGGCCCAGTGTCACGCCCCCGACGGCCCAGGGCCGCCGATGTCAGCCTGCCGCCACCCACCTCCGTATCCAATTGATTCTTTGATCCCAGGGGGTTGGTGCTAGGCTTGCAACCTATTCCTTGAGGAGGTGACTGCGATGATGACCCACTGCCTGAGACCGATCCTGCTGGGCGGGGTGCTGCTCCTGGCCAGCGCCTGCGCGAGCGAGGATTACAACACGTGGGTCTCCCATCCCACGCACTACGCCTCCGGCCGCCACGCGACCTTCTCGGCCCGCAACGTGGGCGTCACGCATCCCACCAAGGTCAGCCCGGAGGACGTGGCGGCGGCGCAGAAGGAGCAGTGGTGGGGCCGAGGCCTCACCGCAATGGTCGAGGGCGAGGGCGTGCCTCCCGCCGCCGTCGCAGGGCTCTGGCGCGGCACCTGGGTCGGTCCGGGTCTTTCCAACGTAGACCGCGCGAGCGTCATGCAGATGGAGCTCTTCATCAACCCCGACGGCTATGGCCGAGGGCTCATCGCGATGAGGGACGTTGCCGCCGTCGAGGGCGTGCCCTGGACCTTGCGGGAGGCGGGAACGATGGGCGTCCCGGTGTGGGTCAAGGTGGACGGGAACCGCGTCCTCCTTCGCCAGGCCACGGAGCCGCGGTCGACGACCGACTTCCGCTTCACCGCAGAGTTCGCGGCGCAGGGTGACCGCATGGACGGGCAGTTCCGCCACATGCGCTTCCCGCTCCAGATGGCCCTCGTCCGCGTCCCCTGAGACGCCGGCTGCCGTAGGCAATCCGGCGGGGGGCCTGGGTGGCCCCACGCCAGCGCTTCGTGTAGACTGGCCCCGCCTGGTCGAAGGTCGGTTCCCGGGGAACCCGCACCCCTCCAGACCGCGTCCCGGTGCGCCCACCGCGCCACCGTCCCGCGCCCTGTCACATGTCGAGACAGAGAGGGCCTCGCGCATGGCGGACAAGCTCTTCGTCGGCGGTCTTTCCTTCTCCACCTCGAGCGAGCGGCTCCGGGAAATCTTCGCGGAGGCCGGCCGTGTCGAGTCCGCAACCGTCGTCACTGACCGCCAGACCGGGCAATCGCGCGGCTTCGGCTTCGTCGAGATGGCGACCCCCGAAGACGCGGATGCTGCGATCTCCCGCTTCAACGGCGCGCGCGTGGACGGTCGTCAGCTGAAGGTCGAGCGGTCGGTGTCCTCCGGCGCCAAGCGCGGTGGCGGCGGCGGAGGCGGCGGCGGCTACCGCCGCTAGGCGACCGGTTCCTCGCCGAGCAGACGGTCCATGAGCAGGACGTCTGTCCAGCGTCCGTCCAGTAGCCCCTGCTCGCGATAGACCCCGACCCGGCGAAAGCCGAGCTTGGCGTAGAGCGCCTCCCCCGCGCGATTGGACGCGAGCGCGGCCAGGACAATTTTGTGGAAGCCGATCTCGCTCGCCGTCTCGATCACACGCGCGAGAAGCACCCCGCCCACACCCTTCCCCCGCCATGCCCGCTCGACGTAGATCGACAGATCGGCGACATGGTCGTAGGCCGGGCGGGGATTGAACGAGTTCAGGCTGGCCCACGCGACCACGCCGCTCTCCTGCTCGGCCACGAGCACAGGATGCCGGGCGCCGCGACTCTCCATCCACTGCCGTCGCTCCTCCGGCGTGCGCAGCATGGTTTCCAGCGTGGCCACCCGATCCTCGATGCCCTGGTTGTAGATGCGGCAGATCGCCTCCGCGTCCGCCGACGTCGCACCCCGGATTCGCATGAGGCCACCCTACCCGAGGGGCGCGCGCGGGGGAAATGAGAAGTCCTCATCCGAACGATTAGCGATACTTGGGGGCGCGAATGGATCTCAACCCCACCCATGTCCGCACGCTCGCCGCGGTGGCACGGGAGGGCAGCTTCTCCCGCGCCGCCCAGCGGCTGCATCTCAGCCAGCCGGCGGTGAGCCTGCACATCCGGGCCCTCGAGGAGCGGCTGGGCCTGCCGCTCCTCCGGCGCACGGGGCGGCGCGCCGTTCCCACCCGCGCCGGCGCCGTTCTGCTCGCCCATGCAGGCCGCGCGTTCGCCGAGCTGGAAGCGGGCGAACACGCGCTTCACGCGCTCCGCGGACGCGTGGCCGGGCCCGTGCGTGTGGGCACCGGCGCCACGGCGAGCATTCATCTGCTGCCGCCCGTGCTGGGGACACTGCGGCGACAGCACCCCGCGCTCGAGCTCTCGCTGGTCACCGGCGACACCGCGGACATCGTCGCGGGGGTGGCCGCGGGTGATCTCGATCTCGCGGTGGTGACGCTGCCCGCACCGGGGACCCGGCGCCTCGACGTGACGCCGTTCTTCACGGACGTGCTCGTGGGCATCGGGCCGCCCGATGGCTCGCGGGCGCGCCGCCGCGCCCTGTCCCCCGCGGCGCTGACCCGTCATCCTCTGATCCTGTACGCGCGGGGCGGGGCCATCCGCCCGCTCATCGACCGCTGGCTCCGCGAGGGCCGCGCCCGGCCGCGCATCATCATGGAGCTCGGCGACGTGGAGGCGATCAAGCGCCTCGTGGCCGCGGGGCTGGGCTGGAGCCTGGCCTCCGCGGTGGCGGTGGAGATGGAGCGGCGGGCGGGCGGGCTGAGCGTCCACGCGCTGCGCCCGCGGCTGGCGCGACGCTTGGGCCTTGTGCGCCGCCGGGACGTCACGCCGTCCCCTGCGGTGGAGGCGGTCCGCGGCGCGCTGGAGGCGTGGAGCCGGCGGCGCGCGCGGATTTCTTGACTCGGCGGGGGTTCATTCGCTATGTGAGTATGGTGAGAGTCTTGGCTCTCGTTTCTCTAACGCACCGTGCATGTTCCGACAGCTAGCCGTCGCGCTCCGCGTCGGCATCGCCACGGAGCCAGCGACGTCCTTCGCGACGCTGTCGGCGCCTGCGCTCGCCGACGTCGGGCCGCGGCTGAGCGCAGAGATCCAACGCATCTTCGGCCGGTCGCTGCAGATCCGGCAGGTCGATGCCGGCTCGTGCAACGGCTGCGAGCTCGAGATCGGCGGGCTCGCGGGCCCGCACTACGACGTGGAGCGGTTCGGCATCCGCTTCGTGGCGTCCCCCCGCCATGCCGACTGCCTGCTCGTGACGGGCCCCGTCACGCTCAACATGGCGGAGGCGCTCCGGCGAACCTGGGAGGCCACGCCGGACCCCAAGATCGTCATCGCCGCCGGCGACTGCGGGCGTGACGGCGGCATCTTCCGGGGCTCGTACGCGGTAGTGGGCGGCGTCGCGGCCGTCGTGCCCGTCGATGCGGTGATCCCCGGCTGCCCGCCC
The Candidatus Methylomirabilota bacterium genome window above contains:
- the nuoB gene encoding NADH-quinone oxidoreductase subunit NuoB; its protein translation is MFRQLAVALRVGIATEPATSFATLSAPALADVGPRLSAEIQRIFGRSLQIRQVDAGSCNGCELEIGGLAGPHYDVERFGIRFVASPRHADCLLVTGPVTLNMAEALRRTWEATPDPKIVIAAGDCGRDGGIFRGSYAVVGGVAAVVPVDAVIPGCPPSPAALLAGLLAALGRRS
- a CDS encoding arsinothricin resistance N-acetyltransferase ArsN1 family A; its protein translation is MRIRGATSADAEAICRIYNQGIEDRVATLETMLRTPEERRQWMESRGARHPVLVAEQESGVVAWASLNSFNPRPAYDHVADLSIYVERAWRGKGVGGVLLARVIETASEIGFHKIVLAALASNRAGEALYAKLGFRRVGVYREQGLLDGRWTDVLLMDRLLGEEPVA
- a CDS encoding RNA-binding protein, coding for MADKLFVGGLSFSTSSERLREIFAEAGRVESATVVTDRQTGQSRGFGFVEMATPEDADAAISRFNGARVDGRQLKVERSVSSGAKRGGGGGGGGGYRR
- a CDS encoding LysR substrate-binding domain-containing protein, translated to MDLNPTHVRTLAAVAREGSFSRAAQRLHLSQPAVSLHIRALEERLGLPLLRRTGRRAVPTRAGAVLLAHAGRAFAELEAGEHALHALRGRVAGPVRVGTGATASIHLLPPVLGTLRRQHPALELSLVTGDTADIVAGVAAGDLDLAVVTLPAPGTRRLDVTPFFTDVLVGIGPPDGSRARRRALSPAALTRHPLILYARGGAIRPLIDRWLREGRARPRIIMELGDVEAIKRLVAAGLGWSLASAVAVEMERRAGGLSVHALRPRLARRLGLVRRRDVTPSPAVEAVRGALEAWSRRRARIS